Genomic segment of Malus domestica chromosome 15, GDT2T_hap1:
TGGTGTTGATCCTGAGCTTGAGTTTGAACTCGAGCTTTGTTGCCTTCTCTATTGAGATGTTGAACTTGCACTTGAGTTTTGTGTACTCTGAGGGGTTTGAACTGGTGAGATATAAGGAATTTGCAAGCTTTCTTCTTCAGATTCATAAATTTCACCAATTTCAGTTTGTTCAGTTCTTTGCTCAGAGACATCAACTTGCAGTGATACTTTGTCTTGTTTTACTGCATTTGTCTCCCAATTCCAcaatgattcttcatcaaaaattaCATCTCTTGAGAAATTGATCTTCTTGGTTCTCAGATTATACAGTCTATAACCTTTTTCATTTGTGCCATACCCAACAAAAATGCACTTATTGCTGGATTCTTGTAACTTGTGTCTGAGTTGTGATGGCACCAGTGCATAACACACAGAGCCAAAAACCTTTAAGTGCTTAACTCCAAGTTTTCTTCCACTGAACACTTCGAATGGAGTTTGCTTCTCCAAAGCTTTGGTAGGACATCTATTCAAGAGATACACAGCAGTATTCACAGCTTCTCCCCAAAATGGATAGGGTATTTTCTTTTCATGTAGCATGGATTTTGCCATCTCCACTATAGTCCTGTTCTTTCTCTCTGCAGtgccattttgttgaggagtgtAAGCTACTGTGAGTTGCCTTTCTAGACCCAAATCTTCACAGAAAACTTTGAATTCCAGTGAGGTATACTCACCTCCCCTATCACTCCTTATCTTCTTGATTTGATGCCCACTTTGTAACTCCACCATTGCTTTAAACTTCCTGAATATATTGAAGACTTCTGATTTGAACCTCATAAAATATACCCAACACATTCTTGAGTAGTCATCTATGAAAGTCAAGAAGTACTTATTCCCACTGATGGATGCATTTTtcattggaccacacacatcagTGTGAATTAGTTCTAGTGGTTTCTCAGCCCTCCAAGCCTTTCCAGTTTCAAACTTGTCCCTGTGTTGTTTCCCAAATGCACAGCCTTCACAAACCTCCTTCATTTCATCCATTTGAGGCAAACCTTGCACCATTTCAtgtttttgcaaattttttagACTTTGCACATTCAAGTGCCCAAACCTTTTGTGCCATAGTCTCTCTGACTCAATTTTGCCTGCCTTCCTTGCCACTTTTTCCAAGCATTTCAGCAACAATGGAAAGCTTCTGTTTTTCATTTGAACTTTCACAACCAGATTCAATAGAGTTCTATCATCATATACTTCAGCAATGGTATCTCCAAACAACAAGAAATGGCCATGTTCCATCATCTGTCCAACACTTAAAGGGTTTTCATCCAGACCAGGTACCAACATGGTTTTCCTCCAGAACAGGTACCAACATGACTTCTTCAATGTGTCTTCTTCCCTTCTTGGTTTCTATGATGAGAGTACCTCTGCCAGTTGCTTTCACAATATCGCCATTTCCCATCTTAACCTTTCCAGTGAATGTAGTATCAATATTAGTTAATAGAGACTCATGAGCAGTCATATGATTACTGCACCCACTGTCTATATAGGACATTTCACTGTCTTTTACAACATTGGCACTAAAAGCACAAAAGACATtgttttcttcttgttcttgttttgcaATGTTCACTTGCAGAGTGGTGTTTAATCTGGAATCCTTCTGCAAATGGCCAAATCTATTGCATTTGTGACATTTTGGCTTTCCTTTAAACCAACATTCACCAAAATGGGCTTTATCACAGTATATGCACAATGGTTTGGTTTTTCAACCCCCATTGTTGCTTCCACTGTTGTATTTGTTCTCTCCACTTGGTCTTCCTTCCCACTTCTTATTTTTCCCtttccaatctctccttggtctGTTTTGATGCTGATTAGAGTGATTTGATGACCCTATGTTTAGTGACTGGAAGGCTTTCTCAGTTGCACCATCAGAATGCCTTTCGAGCCTTTGATCGAAAGCTCTCAAGGAAGCCATTACATCTTGAACACTGAGTGTATCAGTATCCTTAGTTTCTTCTATCACACTCACAATAGAGTCATAAGGCTTAGTCAAACTAATTAGAAGCTTTTGCACTATTCTTTCATTAGGCAATTCTTCTCCATAAGTTTTCATTTGAGTCACAACATCAAACAGCCTAGAAAAATAGTCTTTAAGTGGCTCATCTTCTCTCATGCGTGTATATTCAAAATCACGTCTAAGAGACTGGAGTTTTACTTTCCGTACCTTCACATCTCCTTTGTATTCTTGTTGCAGAGTATCCCAGTCAGCTTTGGCAGTTTCTTCATTTGCTATCCTTGGGAATATGACATCGGAGATAGCACCTTGAATGATTCCCAACGCTTTAGCATCATTCATCCTGTTCTCCTTCAATGTAGCTATCTGCTTCTCTGTGAGATCCTCTTCTAGAGCATCTACCTCCATTTCTGGTAACTCATATCCATTTTGAACCATTTCCCAGAGATCATACGACTTGAAGATGGTTGTCATCCGGATCCTCCAATAGTCGTAGTTTTCTCCATCAAAGACTGGAGCTTTAAGTTCTCCTCCACCAGCTCCTTTCATCTTTAACTTATATTGATAGTTAGGGTTTCAGCTTTTACTTGAACAACCCTCGAAATAGGTTCCACAACACCCAGATTTCAGTGATCAAGAACaaagctctgaggccatgttagtgtttTGGAAGGTTTATATTTTGTAGAAATGCTCTTGACAGGGTTTTTGGTTATGGAAAAACACAGAAATGTAAGGAGGGATTTCGGCTATTGCAGTCTGCACTCTTAGCAGCTCAtagcaaacatatatatatgctgtCAGTAGGGTTTTGGTATACAAGGTCAAAACTTATCTCCATTGGAGCTAGTTGACAAAAACCACAACCACCAGATAGTACTAAGCTAATCTAAGCCCTTCACTGGAGCTTTTAATCTAAGCCTTACACTTGTAAAAAACATTACTTAAAAAACAACTAGCCGTTACAAAACTAACCGTTAGCATGTAGCTGCTTCATTTCTTCGATCAAACTGGAAGTGTTTAGCATCCAACAGGGCTTACGCCGATGTCAACGTGATCCGACCCAAGGACTACTGGGACTACGAGTCCCTCACTGTCTAATGGGGGTAATAAACTGATGAAATTCTCTTGTTTTTGCTTGGATTGTGAGAAAATGGAGGAAAATCTGGTTTGGGCTGGTGggaaaattgaatttttatggATAAATGCTTTTGCTTTTTTGAATTAATTGAGATTAATGTACAGGGAGCAGGGTGATTACGAGGTGGTGAAGAAGGTTGGGAGAGGAAAGTATAGTGAAGTGTTTGAAGGGGTTCACTGTACCGATAACGAAAAATGTATTATCAAGATTCTCAAACCTGTTAAAAAGAAGAAGGTAAGTTCTGGATTACATTGCTTTTACCTTCTCATGTGAAAAAGATAGACATTTTGTTGTTCTTATCAGTTGGGTAATTCTATTTGTTTCATTCTTGTTATCATATATGCCGGACTTATATTTCATGTAATCGCGAATTCTGTACTTGTATACGGCTGGTGTTTTCATAGAATTAAGTTTCCTAGAGTGGTTAGTGTTCTTTCATTTGTTAGATACCTAATGAATGAGGATAGTGTGTTGGAAGAGTTTGAGTGAAATcctatcatgattttttttcctgAAGTGTCGGTGCAACCTATTTTTGACTGCCCCTGGCATATGAAGTAAAAGTTCTCTTCTGTACAAGAGCTTTGTATTGAATCACTGCGGTGACGCTTACTTTTCTGTTTGGTTCGAAATGCAGATTAAGAGGGAGATAAAAATACTGCAGAATCTCTGTGGGGGCTAAGTCAGAACGTGGACTCAATGGAGGGATTGCAAGAGAAATATATGATGAGTGGAGAGGAAGGAGGGCTTGAAAACTGGTTAAGATGGTAGTTGTTGTAATTGTCTTTTATTATTTGATGATAATTTGTGAGATGATTGttgtaattgtttttaattgtttGAAGACTACTGAAACGTAGACATGTATGGAAGCCTACTTCCGGAAAATAGAGACTCATAATTTTTACACTTATACTATACATATTGTTTGAATGTTGCCTCTTCACATCATTGATCCGATAAGCTTCAACCATGTTGAAGCTAATCATGGTATTGTTATAAAAGAGAGAATTCATGGCATAACATATCTTCAATCATGCGCTAATGTAAGTCATGTGCTAATGTAAAAAATATGTCGTAGATAAGCATATATgtgttcaaaaaacaaaataataatatgttCTGTCCCGTCTCACACATAAACATTATACCAAACAACAGACGGAACAAGGGTAAAttaatcatttaatattttggttCAATTCCATCCAACGGGTACCAAACATAGAACAGAATCTCCGTTCCGTCCTGTCCCATCTCATccgcgtaccaaacggtacctttaAGTACTGAAATGATTTGGTTTTATGCTGGGAATCTTGATGAAATGTTTTGGCCAATAAACAATGAAAAAAAGAGCTTGGAATTTTTTTGTGATCCAAAATAATTAAtgcattttattaaattttggaaAGAGACCAAATTTTGTTTAACAATGGATCTCTATCTccttatttgtactttttttttttactcctttttcttcctcgtTATTTTCGCTCTCCTCTCCTCATAGGCTCCTCCTCCTTTCCTCTCTGTCTTCCTTCCtacctttcctttttcttctctctccccctctttcttcttcatcactCTCTCTCATATTTCTTCTTCATACTTCTCTCTCTCcataatcttcttctttttcatattgtttcatatatttatatgaaaCGAATTTACCGTCATCATGACATTTTGTTTCAATAATACAATATCATCATCGCATGACATTTCAATTTTGGATGGAGACGTCATATGATGGTAAATCCATTTCTTGTAAATTATTCTCCTTCTAAAAATTTTCCTCATTTTGAATATTTATGGATGAGTCATGAGTGAGGGGGTTAGAGATAGcttttatgttagtatattttGAGGAATTATATATGAAGATTTAAAAGCTTAAAATGTGAAGGTTGATTATAATTGTAAGGCCATTTAGTAATACGGTATGGTAGTATTCTTCtcaatttgtaagtgagagatcttaagtCCAAATCTCTTGGATGGctaattcaataccaaattaagttgtCTATTATGAGCCTTAGCCGAATTTCCCCCCTCACCATAAAATAgatcgttgtactaaaaaaaaattataattgtaaaCTGATTGGTAATGGTGGAAACGTGCTCACTAGCTTCCTAAATAATATAGTGAGACTCCTATCTCAACAAACTGGAACATCAGTCAAATGATCTTAATGTAGGAGAAGATTGACTTAACCGTGTTATTAAGCGATTCTGTTCATTTTAATACCAAAGATTTAGTTGGGACTGAGACCAAAACAAGACGGTTCAATTGAAGTTTACTGGTTAAGCGTTTTCAGTTAAGGTTTAGTGTGTAAAGTTTAAAACAATGTAATTAGAGAAGTCGGATTCTACGTATGGTAATTAAAATCCTAATCAGGGTTGAAATTAAAAGCGCTAATAATCACTGCATTTGTTGGTTATTGTACAGATTTTGACTTATTAATCATGAAAATAAAACGGATTAGCgcttttcccttctttttctttctttgacgAGGAGTAATAATATACGATTATGATCGGATCAGAGACATTCATAGCATACGCATGGATTGTAGTCATTTAACAGCTATAAATATCAACCTAGACTTGACACAACTGATCCAAGAACACCACAATGCAATAGACAACATAAAAGAGTATTTCAGTGCTAAACTCTAAACTTGCACCCATTTCCATAGAACAAGCAATGGAGCATTTCTTTTCACTATGAAGAAAGACTGTCCTATAGACAACACGTCAGGTGAACAATCGGCTTTCAAGATTTAAGTTAATATTGCATTAATTCCAACTAATTTAATCAATAAATTTCCCAAACAAAGCTGCAGatgttttagattttttttctgTACACTCTTCTTAACTGTTGCTAATGATTGCTTCCAAAATGTATGTCCCAGTCTCAAAATGCTTCACTGTGAAATGTCTATACCAGCTAAGCCACTGTTTCAGTGCTTATAGAACACTAATTCTCGGCTACAATTGTTTTTGATAGCTTCCTCCAATTTCTCAATACGGTCAAAATCAACTTGGTAAGTAACCATGGTGATACCATCTTTACCGGTCTCATAATCTTGCTTGATGTCTTCAACGTGAAAAGATTGTAGCTGTAAACATCGCATCATAATATAAGATATGGAGACGCTTCAAAAATTTGACCATCTAAATGCAAAAGGGAGAGTTATCATAGTGCATCCAAACCAGCTCACCTGATGGTATAGAATGCCCAAAAGATCAAAGGGAACCTCGACCCCCATTCTTACCTGGATGAGAGAAGGGATAAGATCATATAATTAAACGTTCTAATGATAcagaaaatgaaattatttATGGGGCAAAAATAATACGGACTTAACTCAAATTAATTGAAACTGATTCAGACATTTGTGAGCTTTGGTCCCAAGGTTTTGAAGTGAAAGTCTACCGAGTCCCAAATATGAGGCAAAGGAATAAAACCCACATTCATTTTATGATACTGATAGAGTAGATTGCGACCAAGAATGGACGAGTATAGGGAAGTTCTTTCCTTTCCCGGTCCCGTTGCTTTCTGAAGCAGTAATTAAACAGGACATCttgcataaaagaaaaaggagcTAATACCTTTGATTTCACAAGACAAGTTGGGGCATTTTTCAAGCATTCAGAGGCAACTCCTCCGTAAGCCCTGACGAGTCCTCCAGTTCCCAATTTAATACCACCAAAAtatctataaaaataaaatcaaatacaaCACTCAATGCATAGAGCAGTAGCAATAAGCGTAAAGCAGACAACAGAGAACAAAGTGCACACTTTTAAGAATAAATTTGTAAAACAAACGGAAGCGAATGCATttcattgaagaaagaaatgcaGTTACCTGATGACAACCACCATAACTCTGTCAATTCCTGAAGATTCAATAGCAGAATGGATTGGTTTTCCGGCCGTTCCGGAAGGTTCACCGTCATCATTAGACCGGAATTGATCTCCAACCTGATCGGTAcctcatttgattaattaaaaaaacaatacaAACAGATTACCAAATaacaagcaaaagaaaaagaaatggacGATTTCAAAACCCAAACCCTAACCTTGTACGCCCAACAATTGTGAGTAGCGCGCTGCTCTCGTACCTAAACCACCAAAACTTCATTTGCCACGGTTTTTCCTTTTGTGATGAAATCAAAGAACAAAAGTAGAATTAGCGTACCTGGGATAGGAACGATTGAGCGGATTGTTCGTCGGAGATGGGACCAGCGACGGCGATGAATTTGCTCTTCTTGATCTCTTTTTCGAATCTCACTATCTCCTTGATGCCCGTATACGCGCCGCCTCCACCACTCCTGTTGCTATTGCTGCTGGTTGCGGCGGCGGTGGTGACCATGGCTTTATTGGCTCCGGTGGCGACGCAGCAGCCTACTCCTGCAATTGAAACCAAGATTCGAATGCCTTGGTGGAGCTTGGTCGGCGCTACCTTCTGGTAGTATTTCTGGAAACTGAGATTGAAATTACGTGGCGTTATCGCTGCTACTGGCATTTGTCTCACACAAAACCCAAACACCGCTTTCTTCTTGTGCCAATGTGTATTGGACCTTCTGGGTTGTGATGGAAACCTTTAACGCACGGTGTCGTTTCGCTTGGCGCCTAATCTTTTCCTTACTTTATCTTCATGACCATGTTCTATTGGTACGTTTATTTTATCGAATTATCTCAGACTGAATTAGTTTTAAGAACTAAGCTGGATTAGATTAGAATAGACTAAATTTGACTTAATGAAGCATTTGGTGTAGTCTCCGACTAAAAGTAgataacaatattttttttctgaagaaaaaacTCTCTCCGTCTCTCCCTTTTCTTTGGTCAAACTATCTCTCCTCCTTTTTCTCCATCTCTTTCATTTTCCTTTCCATCCAACTCCTCCTCCCCCACCCTCTCAACCTTTTCATTTCCTCTCACAGCTTCATAATCGACTATATATCTTCATAATCGACACCATTTTCCTATGTAATTGGCTCGAAggtgaaagataaaaaaaagtttgcgATCAGGGatttttatgttttctgggGTTTATGCTCCACATCAATCTCATCGTTGATTCAAGCTCAtcccacaattttttttttttttttgggttcaaaTTTTTCTGGATTTTCTGGTTGT
This window contains:
- the LOC103449339 gene encoding uncharacterized protein isoform X1, producing the protein MPVAAITPRNFNLSFQKYYQKVAPTKLHQGIRILVSIAGVGCCVATGANKAMVTTAAATSSNSNRSGGGGAYTGIKEIVRFEKEIKKSKFIAVAGPISDEQSAQSFLSQVREQRATHNCWAYKVGDQFRSNDDGEPSGTAGKPIHSAIESSGIDRVMVVVIRYFGGIKLGTGGLVRAYGGVASECLKNAPTCLVKSKVRMGVEVPFDLLGILYHQLQSFHVEDIKQDYETGKDGITMVTYQVDFDRIEKLEEAIKNNCSRELVFYKH
- the LOC103449339 gene encoding uncharacterized protein isoform X2 — encoded protein: MPVAAITPRNFNLSFQKYYQKVAPTKLHQGIRILVSIAGVGCCVATGANKAMVTTAAATSSNSNRSGGGGAYTGIKEIVRFEKEIKKSKFIAVAGPISDEQSAQSFLSQVREQRATHNCWAYKVGDQFRSNDDGEPSGTAGKPIHSAIESSGIDRVMVVVIRYFGGIKLGTGGLVRAYGGVASECLKNAPTCLVKSKTFTSKPWDQSSQMSESVSINLSKNGGRGSL